The sequence below is a genomic window from Lolium perenne isolate Kyuss_39 chromosome 4, Kyuss_2.0, whole genome shotgun sequence.
ATAAGAATTCAGCATTTTGGAAAGGAATATCCGGTGTTCATGAATTATTTAGAGCAGCAACTTGTCCATCCAGTCCAGTCACCCGCCTGCTGGCTATCTCCTTCTGAAGAATATTCTtgtcatcttccaaacaagaaagCGAAGAAAGGAATTGATATGTGATCTGAAAAGTCCTGAATGGTTATGAATGGGAGACTGATGGCATCCTGAAAAATGATAACCAGTTTTTCAACGTCATGTGTACTTTGTAGCAGCCCACAACTCCTGCAGCTCACCCCGGTATATTCGCTCGGCTGAAAGAATCATCTTCTTGCTTGCCCTTTGGCACAAAATTTTCTTCATGTAAGTCGTGCTGCATTGGTTGTCGCGTTTGTCATCAAGCATTAGTGTATAGTTGCAAAGCTGAAAGAGTTCTGAATGATGAGTTGACTTATCTGAAATAGTATGACCACTTCAACACCACACATCGTCATGGTGCCCAACTGCCTATCGTCGTCTCAGTGTGTCCTTTTCTTCTTCCTGATAGCTTTTGACTCACTGGAAGTCACAACTCAGTTTTAACTTCTAGGAGtagtatgtttttttttttttccgAAAAGAGTAGTATGGTTGATGGATACTGAAACAGACGGTACATCAAAATTGATGTGCTTCTTCTTGTCCCCAGGGGTAAATTTTGCCGATCAATATCTACTCACTATCCTCTGCATAAGCCTTGCAGCCAAAAAAAATCACCTGAGGTTTATGCCTCGGGGCACTCCCAAATggagttcttttttttttttatctgTAGTAGTACTACGTTTCACGATTTCAGATTGGCACAACAATTTATGAATGTGTCCCTTTCTTCTCTGGTGTCTATATTTTCTCTGGTGTCTATATGTACCAGTGTAAATTTTTTAAGACGTTAACACTGTCCTTAAGAAGATACtttgactctctctctctctctctctctctctctctctgaaaAAAGAGCGATACATTGACCATTTATTTATGTACAAATTATAGAAGCTATTTCATGATAAATTTAaggaaaaaatagcgcgctataacaaaatagtGTGGGTCTATAAATACGTTATTAgcatgctatagcgtgctattaacgcgaatagcgcgctatagcgccgaaatagcgtagcgttggctctccagatatgctatagcgtgctattagcgttggaatagcgcgctatttttttctatGGATAAATCTAGTAGTATGATACTTTAGATATTTTTTTCTAGATGGTGTCAAAGTTAGAAATGTTTGAAAGATAAAAGGCTGAAGTACTTTACATTTTGGATCGATGAGAGTACAATGTTCACTTCAGTGAAGGAGAAGGTCAAATTAAGGGAAGAAAGAAGCTATATGCAGCCAATTACACATATGGGTGTTGATTTCACATGGTAAATACGTTATTAAGTCCTATACTAGCTACTGGTGTAAGAGACAAAATGAAGAAGTATTACAAGCAGGCTGTCAGGCAATTACACATTTGCATGCTTTTTTGAGCATTTCCTGACAAAGGAAATTACACATTGCTTTAATTGTGTGCGTGTCGATCGTCAGTCACTACGTGGGGATCAATGGTGAGGGCGGCTGGAAGGACTGGAGCAGCCAGTCGGAATCCGCCATTGGGGTCAAGGGCGGCATGGATAAGTGGCCGTAGGTGGAGCTGCCGCTGCGCACCTCCTGCATGGTGAGCAGCGCGGCAACGGTGTTGCGGAAGATGCTCTGCTCTGCGACGGCGAGCGCCTTGCGCTCCACCAGCTGCTGCGGCGGGAGCGGGAAGACGGCCTCCATCATGGCCTCGCAGTCCTTGACGAGCTTGGAGATGAGCTCCGTGGTGAAGAAGGGCTGCTGCAGCACGTTGGCGATGACCGGCAGCCGGAGGACGCCGCCGGTGCGCTTGTCGTACTTCTTGAGGATCTTGGCCAGGCCCGTGTAGTTGATGCTGCTGTAGTTGAGGAGCAGCACCATCTCGCCGTGGAAGTCGACCACCTCCCTCCGCAGGCGGGCGATCTCAGCCGCGTGCTCGACCTccggcgccgccgccttcgcAGCGGCCGCCCACTGGATCCTCTCCTGTAGTTCCTGCGCCCACAGGAAACAACAATGAGAATGAGATGTTTGCACACTGCCGGGAGAGGCTCTGTTAGTTGAAGACACGCATGCCGGTGCGAGGAAGGCGTACCCTCTGCCTGATGATGAACTCCTCCTCCTGCTCGAGGTAGAAGGAGTTGAACTTATCGACCTCGGCGTCGAGGAGGGCGAGGAACTCGGCCTCGGCGGTGGCAGCGGCGGCGAGGGACGGAGAGGGGACGGCGTTAACGCGGCGCTTGAGCTCCTTGTAGCTCAGGAACTGGCCGCGCCATTCCGGCAGGCTCTCTTCGATCTGCTTCTTCAGCCGCTTACCGAACTTCATCGTCGCCTATGTAGGTAAGGTAATGCGTCTGTAACTGCTGTGCTGTTTAGTGTCTACGCAGCGAGAATTAGTGAAGCCATAAGATCGATCGTTGAGGCGCAGAGTAATATAGGCAGGCAAGCAAGTCGAAGCGTGCGGCGGGGTTAGGTGCTAGAGCAGGGGATCCAGCAAAGAAAGGGATTTGGAGGTGGAATATGTGGGAGCATATGCTGCTAATACTATGCGCGTGACCAAGATGGGCACAGTATGGGGAAGATCGCGTGTGTTAACCATTTTTTCTAAAGCAAAATGGAGTGTGTCTTCACAGCGCGTTTCCCAACCATTGGGAAGTGGGGTGTTTAGAGGAGGGACTAGGGAGTTTGCCATGAGACTAGATGAACTAGTTCAATATCTTTATGTACGTTGCTACAAAAAGAATTTTTTTACATTGATATATGTTGCTTCTAAAAACTGATACTTTTTCATTCCTAATTGCTTCAATGTTTCCGAATTTTACTAACTTTTTCCCAAACATGTGATTTTATCTTATGAACTCTAATCCTAATTTTCTCTTGAAGGATAAACGATCTCACCTTCGGTGTAAGGGTGTGAAGTGAATGGGCAAATGTTAATTAAATTGTTGATTTTAGTAAAAGGTTCGCTAAAATGCAAATTTATATGAAACAGTCCTATATAACGTGTAACTCTAGCAATtctaaacaacaacaacaacaacaacaacaacaacaacaacaataacaacaacaacaacaacaataacaacaacaatgaTATGGTTACACTGACATAATAAACACAAGACATAATAACAAAAATGACATGGAGacgatgatatatatatatatttctaaaatTTAAATCATTGGAGGATCCCATGCTCTTCCTTTTTTTAGGAGAGGCTTGGATGCAAAGTTGCCTCGGCCACAGATGCCTAACCTTCTTCTCCTTGAATATTGGCTACAAAGTCCTAGGTTAACAACCAAGCGTAGATCTTTTGGCGATCTTCGTTCTTCATAAATTGGATGCTACCGAGTGCTTCCAATTATCTGGAATTCCCCACAACTCCAACGGAAGGGGCTATGAAATTCTAGGAGGGGGTCAAAATTTGCTCGGTTGGATATTATAGCTAGGCTCAAACATTTCTTTTCATTATTAGATTTATGCTTGGGGCAAAGGGGAGAGGCTATGGATCAAAACAATGTTGGAAGTGCGAGATGTGAAAGTCGTCCTCCCGACGTGGAAAGACTGGTATATATATTATCTCACTTAGAAAAGGACACTTAGGGAAGTGGAGTTCCCCCGTATGCTAACTTTAGACAACTCTCCAGGGTATCCAGGGGCAAAATTCCCAACTTTGGATCAATGTCTGAAACCTCTAAACATCACTTTGAATTTTACACTTTCTCCAATGTGTACCCTGGATAGAATTCGGGCTTCTCGTGACACTCATGGTTTCCCTTCCTCACGAGCATTTCATTGATCCCCTCTTCATAGTACGATGTCGATATGACTCAATGTGACAAAAGCTACTAGACATAGAGAAATAAAGACAATCTTCTCATACACCTCATATTCTTTGCTCTTTACCAATTTGGGCCTCCACAATTGTGAGCTTTCACCCTTGTAGGCACTTCCACTACACACATGCCTCGATACAACTGTTAGTGCCCTTAACCGTATGCCATTAACAAGAAATCCAATTAAGTTGAAAGATGTCCTTTCAACAACCATTGTCGGATATTAATTATCTGCCAAGAACTTATACTCAGCTTGGTTGGAGACAATTTAATAAAAAGAATGGCTATTTACGGCCTAGGAGATATAAAGTCAATTGTCTAAATTATAACTTAGGAGGATTACACATGAACATAGAGAATCCAACTCAACCATTTTAATTACAAGTTAGGGTGTGTCTTCAATTGAAATGGTTTTCATATATTATTTTATAGGATTTGAGTTGTTAGATTTTTTTAGCCGCGAGTTGTTTTATTTGTATGATTAAATTCGACAATAATTTTGCCTCAGGATTCATCTGCAATAAGTTATAATGAAATATTTTGATCAGTCCAGACATCTTGTAAGAATCATTTGTTTTTTATCTGATGCAATCAGATAAACTTTGGTACTATTTGTTTTGTGTAGATTTTAAGTAGGGATAACGTTGCAGCCCTATGCTTTCCGTAATCATGCGATATTAGAATCTTGTTAATCAAGAAGTCCCTTATCTTTTTGTTTTTTAAAAACACAAACATGGCAGTGAAGAGAACTTCAATGCATAAAGATGAAGttcaatgaagatggagttcttgtgTGGAACTCAAAGATTTTCATATTTTGGCTCATGTGTTAAGCCATGGAGGATCACAATCTCGCGTGAATGAAGTGAAGATAATAACGCATTGTGTATCTAAAGAGAATGTGATTGAGCATATAGAAGATCAACACTCAAGCGCAATGATATACCATATGGGTTCAAGAGATATCGTGGTATGATAATCATCTATCAATTGCACTTAGCGAACTAACCTATGAACTATGTGTTTGGTATGTCTACGAGTGTTAGGTTCGACTCATGGTATTGTATCAAAAAAGCGAAGATCTAAAAAAGCTCAAGAAAGGATAACATAAAGGTTGAGAAGTGTAAGTCCAATGTAAGCAACCCCATGTGATTATATGCTTGAATATTGTCGTCCATTTTGTGATAATGAACATGTGTAATGAGCTTAAGAGAGACTTTGTATATTACAATTTGTGGgaggcatttgtgagtcttcacaaagtaAGCGCGATCAAGAGAAGTGTTCCATCATGAGGCAAGTTGAAGGTCATCATCGATCTCAACTGGAATGTGCAAGGAAAAAGTATTACTTAGCTACGTTTTCCTTGTTTTTCTAGTCTCAGGTAGCTTGGTGGAAAATCCTGTTATAGGTTTAGTAGACGTACTATTGGGAGGGGATACCGAATGAGTAGCTTAATCACCCCATACATATagtgctcaaacctttgcatatcTTAAATCCACCTTTCTAGTTGGTATTGGGTGCTTAATTCTATGTGGAGATTGTTATTAGCTTTAGTTCAAGCCCATGTTCACTGAAATAGGAGTTCGTATAATAAAACTTATGTTATTTTTTTGGTACTAGCAGTTTTGGCCTTTCGAGCTAGTCTAGTATGAGGATCGGGAGCCCGGTCCGTCCGGACATGGGTATCGACCCATGTCCAGACCACTATTGTTCACGTTTGGTAGCACCCGAGACAATAGCCACATAGAATTATCCACCCGACCGGATTGGTCCAACCCAACCAAGCAGCCTGGATATCTTGCGAGTTGTACCGGACATTTGGACCTTTTCCAAACCTATAAAAGGATTCTTTTTCCTCAAGAAGACATATCTTTTGGTCCCGGAGTTATCCGCCATTGTTTACCTTGAATTTTTTATTTCCCTCATTCCCACCACTCAAACTTGCATAACTTTGAGCGAAAAGTAAGAGGAGATCCAGATCTACATTTTCACGTACCCAAATCTCCACCTCTctcgatcttctatgtgaagagaagtTTTTGGAGTTAGATCCTGGAGTCATTTTTTGACGTCCTGTGTTAATTCTCTCATCTCCCATCTCTCAATGGCATTTGTTGCTTCAGTGGGGATTTGCGAAAAGGGATTTGAGCAttcgtgttcttgctttgcatttgTTGCATTGTTTTGAGTTCCAGAGAGTGATTAATTCAAGTGAAAGTCTAAAAATTTGTTATTCTTGGAGTCCAATGCTTCCTAGACGGTTTTGTGGTtgttggctgatacgtctcaaacgtatctataattccttatgttccatgctagttttatgacaatactcacatgttttatatacactttatatcatttttatgcattttccggcactaacctattaacaagatgccaaagcgccagttcctgttttctgctgtttttggtttcagaaatcctacacaggaaatattctcggaattggacgaaacaaaagcccacggtcttattttccacggagtcttccagaacaccgaagaggagacgaagatgggccacgaggcggccacaccataggggggagcggccccacccctggccgcgccgccatatggggtgggcacctcgggcgtcccccgactctgccccttcgcctatataatccttccatcacgaaaaccctagtaccgagagccacgatacgagaaaagttactgagacgccgccgccgtcaaccccatctcggggggttctgaagatcgcctccggcaccctgccggagaggggaatcatcaccgcagAGCTCTACATcacacctccggactgatgcgtgagtagttcatccttggactatgggtccatagcagtagctagatggttgtcttctcctcttgtgctatcatgtttagatcttgtgagctgcctatcatgatcaagatcatctatttgtaatgctacatgttgtgtttgttgggatccgatgaatatggaatactatgtcaagttgattatcgatctatcatatatatgttgtttataatcttgcatgctctccgttgctagtagaggctctggccaagttgatacttgtaactccaagagggagtatttatgctcgatagtgggttcatgtcttcattgaatctgggggagtgacagcaacccctaaggttgtggatgtgttgttgccactagggataaaacatcaatgctttctctaaagatatttatattgtttacattacgcacaatacttaatgcaattgtctgttgtttgcaacttaatactggaaggggtgcggatgctaacccgaaggtggactttttaggcatagatgcatgctggatagcggtctatgttctttatcgtaatgccctaagtaaatctcatagtagtcatcatgatatgtatgtgcattgttatgccctctctatttgtcaattgcccaactgtaatttgttcacccaacatgttatttatcttattggagagacaccactagtgaactgtggaccccggtccattcttttacatctgaaatacaacctactgcaatcattgttctctgttgttctttgcaagcaaacatcattctccacaccatacgtttaatcctttgtttacatcaagccggtgagattgacaacctcactgttaagttggggcaaagtattttgattatgttgtgcaggttccgcgttggcgccggaatccctggtgttgcgccgcactacactccttcaccaacaaccttcacgtggccttcatctcctaatggttcgataaccttggtttcttactgagggaaaacttgctgctgtacgcatcacaccttcctcttggggtttgatacgtctcggacgtatcgataatttcttatgttccatgccacattattgatgatatctacatgttttatgcatactttacatcatatttatgcattttctggaactaacctattaacgagatgccgaagagccgattctttgtttctgctgtttttggtttcagaaatcctagtaaggaaatattctcggaattggacgaaatcaacgccaggggcctattttcacacgaagcttccacaagaccgaagagtcaacgaagtggggccacgaggtggccaggtgatagggcggcgcggcccaagccctggccgcgccgacctgtctcctgggcccctcgtgtggccccctgacctgcccttccgcctacaaatagccttcgtcgcgaaaccc
It includes:
- the LOC127332437 gene encoding SPX domain-containing protein 5 — its product is MKFGKRLKKQIEESLPEWRGQFLSYKELKRRVNAVPSPSLAAAATAEAEFLALLDAEVDKFNSFYLEQEEEFIIRQRELQERIQWAAAAKAAAPEVEHAAEIARLRREVVDFHGEMVLLLNYSSINYTGLAKILKKYDKRTGGVLRLPVIANVLQQPFFTTELISKLVKDCEAMMEAVFPLPPQQLVERKALAVAEQSIFRNTVAALLTMQEVRSGSSTYGHLSMPPLTPMADSDWLLQSFQPPSPLIPT